One window from the genome of Bacilli bacterium encodes:
- the polA gene encoding DNA polymerase I, with the protein MKQMIIIDGNSLLFRAYYATAYNGPELMHTKDGIPTNAIFSFSNMIGKIIDEMPDDAHILVAFDTNKNTLRKQEMESYKANRKPAPEELVTQFPIARSLLKALNIFTFELDGFEGDDIAGTAAKKAEQEGYEVLLYTSDRDFLQLVDDHITVRILKKGLSETIDMTPDKVKEVYGFPPDAIRDFKGLSGDSSDNIPGVPGIGEKTATKLLIEYGSLEKAIEAAPNMHNKVGEKLITYKEDGLFYKRMATIMTDVPLPFSIAETKFSGYDLNVVLPFTQRYELNQLQNRVSKNKKYVKETAAPTIEIEKWSEGSLKHIEDKIGLGLVYEGKNYHQSAIMAAYIYTADQHCFHLSSSDLKSDAIRKMLIDQNIKKYVFDAKVSEVLMLDNQMQIDGICFDLKLAMYLLDSSLSSSIRQIYAYFASPVPAIAVETDEEEIILQTIGAFELADSALMKIKNSQLDKLFFQIELPLASVLSHMEVEGFPLDQTTLKSIGERFKAQINTLQEEIYVLAGHEFNIASPAQVGNVLFDELKLPANRKKSTSVDQLKHLFDKHPIVGKILEFRKYAKLISTYIDSLVNYIFPDGKIHANFNQTETTTGRLSSSDPNMQNISIRDEEGKMIRQAFFYPDKDFQILSFDYSQIELRILASLSHCEKLITAFKEGADIHTLTASHVFHHSPVSDNERRKAKAVNFGIVYGISDWGLAEQLSISPHEAGTIIKDFYLAYPEIDLFLKSIISNAEKDGYVSTLFGRRRYLSELNDSAYQKREFAKRAAMNAPIQGTAADLIKIAMVKVQAMLEKRKFETKMVLQIHDELIFKVPKKEKGIVDQAIREIMEQAIALDVPLKVDGHYGHTWYDAK; encoded by the coding sequence ATGAAACAAATGATTATTATCGACGGCAACTCGCTCTTATTTCGCGCCTATTATGCGACCGCCTATAATGGCCCGGAATTAATGCATACAAAGGATGGAATCCCCACTAACGCAATTTTTTCTTTTTCGAACATGATTGGCAAAATAATTGATGAAATGCCGGATGACGCACACATTTTAGTGGCTTTTGACACTAACAAAAACACCCTTCGAAAACAGGAAATGGAATCATACAAGGCCAATCGTAAGCCGGCCCCGGAAGAATTGGTCACCCAATTTCCAATCGCCAGATCGCTTTTAAAGGCGCTTAATATTTTTACTTTTGAACTCGATGGTTTTGAGGGTGATGACATTGCCGGAACGGCCGCTAAAAAAGCCGAACAGGAGGGATATGAGGTCTTACTCTATACTTCCGACCGTGACTTTTTGCAATTGGTCGACGATCATATTACGGTGAGAATATTGAAAAAGGGTCTTTCTGAAACAATTGATATGACTCCCGATAAAGTTAAAGAGGTATATGGATTCCCACCCGATGCCATTCGCGATTTTAAAGGTCTTTCCGGCGACAGTAGCGATAATATTCCCGGCGTTCCCGGAATCGGTGAAAAGACCGCCACTAAATTGCTAATTGAGTATGGATCACTGGAAAAAGCTATTGAGGCAGCGCCGAATATGCATAATAAAGTTGGTGAAAAACTGATTACTTATAAGGAAGATGGCTTGTTCTACAAGCGAATGGCGACGATTATGACCGATGTCCCTTTGCCCTTTTCCATTGCCGAAACGAAATTTTCGGGCTACGATCTGAATGTTGTTTTGCCCTTTACCCAGCGATATGAACTTAATCAACTGCAAAATCGTGTCTCGAAAAATAAAAAATACGTAAAAGAAACGGCCGCCCCGACGATTGAAATCGAAAAATGGAGTGAAGGAAGTCTTAAGCACATTGAAGACAAGATTGGTCTTGGTCTGGTGTATGAAGGTAAAAATTACCACCAATCGGCTATTATGGCCGCCTACATATATACCGCTGATCAGCACTGTTTCCATTTGTCTTCCTCCGACTTAAAAAGCGACGCTATCCGCAAAATGCTAATTGATCAAAATATAAAAAAATATGTTTTTGATGCCAAAGTATCCGAAGTCTTGATGCTTGATAATCAAATGCAAATTGACGGAATTTGCTTTGACTTAAAGTTAGCAATGTACCTTTTGGATTCTTCGCTTTCATCTTCAATAAGACAGATTTATGCCTACTTTGCCTCCCCTGTGCCGGCGATTGCCGTTGAAACTGACGAGGAGGAAATAATTTTACAGACTATTGGAGCCTTTGAGTTAGCGGATTCGGCGTTAATGAAAATAAAGAATAGTCAGTTGGATAAGCTTTTCTTTCAAATTGAACTTCCGTTGGCTTCGGTACTGAGCCATATGGAAGTGGAAGGCTTTCCTCTTGATCAGACAACGCTCAAAAGTATCGGGGAAAGATTTAAGGCGCAGATTAATACTCTGCAGGAAGAGATATATGTTTTAGCCGGTCATGAGTTTAACATTGCCTCTCCGGCGCAAGTGGGAAATGTCCTTTTTGACGAGTTGAAACTTCCCGCAAATCGAAAAAAATCAACGTCCGTAGATCAGCTTAAGCATCTTTTCGATAAGCATCCGATTGTTGGTAAAATCCTTGAATTTCGTAAGTATGCCAAGTTGATATCCACCTATATCGATAGTCTTGTCAATTACATTTTCCCTGACGGAAAGATTCACGCTAACTTCAATCAAACGGAAACCACCACCGGACGTCTTTCCAGTTCGGACCCAAATATGCAGAATATTTCGATCCGGGACGAAGAGGGGAAGATGATTCGTCAGGCCTTCTTTTATCCGGACAAGGACTTCCAGATTCTTTCCTTTGACTACTCGCAAATTGAGCTTCGCATCCTCGCGAGTCTTAGTCACTGCGAAAAACTTATTACCGCATTTAAGGAGGGGGCCGACATTCATACCTTGACGGCTAGCCATGTCTTCCATCACTCCCCCGTGAGCGACAATGAAAGAAGGAAAGCAAAGGCGGTAAATTTCGGGATTGTCTACGGAATTAGCGATTGGGGATTGGCGGAACAATTGTCTATATCTCCGCACGAAGCCGGCACGATCATCAAAGACTTTTATCTTGCATACCCCGAAATAGATCTATTCTTAAAATCGATTATCAGCAACGCCGAAAAAGACGGCTATGTTTCAACCTTGTTCGGTCGGCGGAGATACTTATCTGAATTAAATGATTCCGCCTACCAGAAAAGAGAATTTGCCAAACGCGCCGCCATGAATGCCCCGATTCAAGGAACGGCCGCGGATTTAATTAAAATTGCCATGGTAAAAGTTCAGGCGATGTTGGAAAAACGAAAATTTGAAACAAAGATGGTCTTACAAATACATGATGAATTGATATTCAAAGTGCCCAAGAAGGAAAAGGGAATTGTCGATCAAGCGATAAGGGAAATTATGGAACAGGCTATCGCGCTTGATGTTCCGTTAAAAGTCGATGGCCATTATGGTCACACTTGGTACGATGCTAAATAA
- the mutM gene encoding DNA-formamidopyrimidine glycosylase: MPELPEVETVRKLLEPVVKNEEIADIVVYKKRIVQGSPDVFINTLRGHHFTSISRIGKYLIFHLDNNLVLLSHLRMEGKYIEIGPKDQISRFCRVLFVFKSGKRLCYDDSRQFGIMKLTDEKHFLTEKELTNVGPEPFVVDKDYFYQRLHRLKKSTKEAILDQKIMTGLGNIYADEVLFATKIHPETPACTLSKSQTDDIISSSIRILNAAIAAGGSTIRSYHPSKGIDGHFQNTLQAYGREGEKCSRCGHIMKKIRVGGRGTTYCPYCQINPTKPVVVGITGPVASGKSLVTKIFTAAGFVPFDSDMVVRGLYDDAGFKDVVEKILETNITDSEGRIDRRKIGQIIAGDDRKRKAIEHVIHPLVRTKLEEAIANSSAPFLVAEVPLLFESGFEDLMQYVVGVTTETSKQIEFLKNRGSDVDLSLNLNASNKFARYEKKVDYLIINLFSQEELKTTVNKIIFDIKSSRQ; this comes from the coding sequence ATGCCGGAATTACCTGAAGTAGAGACGGTTCGCAAATTGCTTGAGCCGGTGGTTAAAAATGAAGAAATTGCCGATATTGTCGTCTATAAAAAACGCATTGTTCAAGGAAGCCCCGATGTATTTATTAATACCCTTCGGGGACATCATTTTACGAGCATTTCGCGTATTGGTAAGTACTTGATTTTTCATTTGGATAATAATTTGGTGTTGCTATCTCATCTACGGATGGAAGGAAAGTATATCGAGATTGGTCCTAAGGATCAAATTAGTCGCTTTTGTCGTGTTTTATTCGTTTTTAAAAGCGGAAAACGTCTTTGCTATGATGATTCGCGGCAATTCGGAATTATGAAATTGACCGACGAGAAGCACTTTTTAACGGAAAAGGAGTTAACCAATGTCGGTCCGGAACCATTCGTTGTTGATAAGGACTATTTTTACCAACGGCTTCATCGATTGAAGAAGTCGACAAAAGAAGCAATCTTGGATCAGAAAATAATGACCGGATTAGGCAACATCTACGCGGATGAGGTCCTTTTTGCGACAAAAATTCATCCTGAAACTCCGGCTTGTACGCTGTCGAAATCGCAGACCGATGATATTATCTCGTCTTCGATTCGTATTTTAAACGCAGCCATCGCCGCTGGAGGCTCAACCATTCGTAGTTATCACCCCTCAAAAGGCATTGATGGTCATTTTCAAAATACGCTTCAGGCTTATGGCCGGGAAGGCGAAAAATGCTCTCGCTGTGGGCACATTATGAAAAAAATTCGTGTCGGCGGACGGGGAACAACCTATTGTCCCTACTGCCAGATCAATCCCACAAAACCGGTTGTTGTCGGAATAACCGGCCCCGTGGCCAGCGGAAAGAGCCTTGTCACGAAAATATTCACCGCGGCGGGATTTGTGCCATTTGATAGCGATATGGTTGTCAGAGGGCTATATGATGATGCCGGATTTAAAGATGTCGTTGAAAAAATCTTGGAAACAAATATTACTGATAGTGAGGGCCGAATCGATCGGCGAAAAATCGGGCAAATCATCGCCGGTGATGATCGGAAAAGAAAGGCGATTGAACACGTAATTCACCCGCTAGTACGGACGAAACTTGAAGAGGCGATTGCCAATTCTTCGGCACCGTTTTTAGTGGCGGAGGTCCCGCTTCTTTTTGAAAGTGGTTTTGAGGATTTAATGCAATATGTAGTCGGTGTTACCACCGAAACCAGCAAGCAGATTGAGTTTCTCAAAAATCGCGGCAGCGATGTTGATTTATCTTTAAATTTAAATGCTTCGAACAAATTTGCTCGCTATGAAAAAAAGGTCGACTATTTGATAATCAACCTCTTTTCTCAAGAAGAGCTGAAAACAACTGTAAACAAAATTATTTTTGATATCAAAAGTTCGCGTCAATAA
- a CDS encoding DnaD domain protein, with translation MTAVKEKDFAEIRSASLISDNDTTVLLALYQPLVGHVSIALFLTLFNAWKLERDQVFSIGDFLSLTDMNLNAFNLARQRLEGVGLLRTYYEQEKDFSFYTFELYAPKSPYDFFDDQLFKGMLIKSIGLKATNHLLKLFQADEVVNGKQEISASFVEVFRPDFNDPAYNNALNNFASSIRHGKLDVDFDDDKFFEELLKQGMIKRDALASDEYKHAKQLGTLYGVDEQILAKCVISSYAPDETLGQRVNFLILKNYLDEEKKYTFAQPKSKRKQLLHSEAEVSKLINAMELSSPIDFLALLQGGRPIVPSDRQLLEDLSIKYGLTNGVINALVFTVLRLKNNQLSYAYTTKIAGALVREKIDSALDATNYLRDNLKGFAKRKKGLPSNEEKGDDQDKVKIANEISDDELKELERALKEQGK, from the coding sequence ATGACCGCAGTTAAAGAGAAAGATTTTGCCGAAATTCGTTCGGCCTCACTAATCAGTGATAATGATACAACGGTTTTGTTGGCTTTATATCAACCGCTGGTCGGTCATGTTTCAATCGCCTTGTTTTTGACTCTTTTCAATGCGTGGAAACTCGAACGGGATCAGGTGTTCTCAATCGGTGACTTTCTTTCTTTGACCGATATGAATTTAAATGCTTTTAACTTGGCGCGCCAACGACTCGAAGGAGTTGGTTTACTGCGAACATATTATGAACAGGAAAAGGATTTTTCCTTCTATACATTTGAATTATATGCCCCTAAATCGCCCTATGATTTTTTTGACGATCAACTTTTTAAAGGAATGCTCATCAAGTCAATTGGTTTGAAGGCGACCAATCACCTTTTAAAACTTTTTCAAGCGGATGAAGTTGTCAACGGCAAGCAGGAAATATCGGCATCATTTGTTGAAGTTTTTCGCCCTGACTTCAATGATCCAGCTTATAACAACGCCCTTAATAATTTTGCCTCCTCCATTCGGCACGGAAAGCTCGATGTCGATTTTGACGATGATAAGTTTTTTGAGGAACTTTTAAAGCAAGGTATGATTAAAAGAGATGCTCTAGCAAGTGATGAATATAAGCACGCCAAGCAATTGGGGACTTTATATGGTGTCGATGAACAGATTTTGGCGAAATGCGTTATTTCAAGTTATGCGCCCGACGAAACTTTAGGTCAAAGAGTGAATTTTTTAATCTTGAAGAATTATTTGGATGAAGAAAAAAAATACACTTTTGCCCAACCGAAAAGTAAAAGGAAACAACTTTTACATAGCGAGGCTGAAGTTAGTAAACTTATTAACGCAATGGAACTGAGCTCGCCCATCGATTTTTTGGCTTTGCTTCAGGGAGGGCGACCGATCGTTCCCAGTGATCGCCAACTTTTAGAGGACTTATCAATTAAATACGGACTTACGAATGGCGTTATTAATGCCTTGGTATTTACGGTTTTAAGACTCAAAAACAACCAATTATCATATGCATATACGACTAAAATTGCCGGGGCTCTCGTGCGTGAAAAAATAGATAGCGCTCTCGATGCGACCAATTACTTACGCGATAACCTAAAGGGATTTGCCAAAAGAAAAAAAGGTCTTCCTAGCAACGAAGAAAAAGGCGATGACCAAGACAAAGTCAAGATTGCAAATGAGATTAGTGATGATGAATTGAAAGAATTGGAACGGGCACTTAAGGAGCAAGGTAAATAA
- the pfkA gene encoding 6-phosphofructokinase: protein MKKVGVLTSGGDAPGMNAAIRAIVRAGIKNGLKMYAVFEGYKGLVDDDIIEVDRSFVSEILMRGGTIIRTARLPEFATIEVQKKAVENLKRHGIDALVTIGGDGTYKGAMALTKLGINCIGLPGTIDNDISSTDYTIGFDTCLNTIVQAVDKLRDTSSSHQRCSIIEVMGNHCGDLALFGGTACGADLILSPEYRPDDDEVIAKLRHIHMNRARHALVIVSEKLIPDLNQFAEMIAEKTGFDTRTTVLGHIQRGGSPSAFDRVLSARLGVYAINLLLEGKGGRCVGMKDGKLVDFDINEALVMKKDSTKELIDVIATLK from the coding sequence ATTAAAAAAGTCGGTGTTTTGACTTCCGGCGGTGATGCACCGGGCATGAATGCTGCCATTAGAGCAATCGTCCGCGCGGGAATTAAAAACGGTCTAAAAATGTATGCGGTTTTTGAAGGCTACAAAGGCTTGGTTGATGATGACATCATCGAAGTCGATCGTAGTTTCGTGAGTGAAATTTTGATGCGAGGGGGAACGATTATTCGTACCGCCCGTCTTCCTGAATTTGCAACCATCGAAGTCCAGAAAAAAGCCGTGGAGAATTTGAAGCGTCATGGAATCGATGCGCTTGTGACCATCGGTGGCGATGGGACCTACAAAGGCGCGATGGCTTTAACCAAGTTAGGAATTAACTGCATTGGCCTTCCTGGCACTATTGACAATGATATCTCATCTACCGACTACACTATCGGTTTTGATACCTGTTTAAATACAATCGTTCAAGCCGTTGATAAATTACGGGATACTTCCTCTTCTCATCAACGGTGTTCAATAATTGAAGTTATGGGCAATCACTGCGGTGATTTGGCTCTTTTCGGCGGTACTGCCTGCGGAGCAGATTTGATATTATCTCCCGAGTATCGACCAGATGATGATGAAGTTATCGCCAAACTGCGGCATATTCATATGAATCGGGCTCGTCACGCTTTGGTCATAGTCTCGGAAAAATTAATTCCCGATCTTAATCAGTTTGCCGAAATGATTGCCGAAAAAACTGGATTTGATACTCGGACGACTGTCCTTGGCCACATTCAACGGGGTGGATCTCCGTCCGCTTTTGACCGCGTTTTATCAGCCCGACTTGGTGTTTACGCTATCAACTTGTTGCTTGAAGGCAAGGGCGGAAGATGCGTCGGAATGAAAGACGGAAAACTCGTTGATTTTGACATCAATGAAGCTTTGGTTATGAAGAAGGATTCAACAAAAGAATTAATTGATGTCATTGCCACCTTAAAGTAA
- the pyk gene encoding pyruvate kinase, which translates to MFNISKKTKIVCTIGPASESYEKISALLDAGMNVMRLNFSHGSYDEHLNRIKIARRIEKERGVFIPVMLDTKGPEIRCHLFENGGVKIDRDKIVRISMDEVLGTADKFSVSYPGLYDDVKIGDHIKIDDGNLNLLIVEKDDSQHELVCQALNSHFLKNRKGVNAPFARLSMPYVSDIDRDDITFGCQNGIDMIAASFCRRPDDILQIKKVCEDAGRNNVPVIAKIENKEGVDRIDEILKVADGIMVARGDLGVEVPPELVPVYQEELIRKCRQIGKPVITATQMLDSMVTHPVPTRAEVSDVATAIRESTDAVMLSAESASGDYPIEAVAMQAKISATIEQHLDYRALAEEAYSTSEKNNSDAIANSVANTANLIGARLIFCFSETGMSGCRISKARPSCPIIVVSHRRETALNLGLYWGINTIVIKQLPQLIEDMEALALIKSHDLGLLAGSPIIITGGTPTGSGRTNFMRIVNVNEIKDI; encoded by the coding sequence ATGTTCAATATCAGCAAAAAAACTAAAATCGTTTGTACCATCGGTCCCGCCAGCGAATCTTATGAGAAAATATCCGCCCTTTTGGATGCGGGAATGAATGTCATGCGCTTAAATTTTTCCCATGGCAGTTATGATGAACATCTCAATCGCATTAAGATTGCCCGAAGAATTGAGAAAGAACGCGGAGTCTTTATTCCGGTTATGCTCGATACGAAAGGGCCGGAAATTCGTTGCCACCTGTTTGAAAATGGGGGTGTGAAAATAGATCGCGATAAAATTGTGCGCATATCGATGGATGAAGTCTTGGGAACGGCCGATAAGTTTTCGGTTTCTTATCCCGGCCTATATGATGATGTTAAAATTGGCGATCACATTAAAATCGATGACGGCAATTTGAATCTTTTAATAGTTGAAAAGGATGATAGTCAGCACGAATTGGTTTGTCAGGCGCTAAATAGTCACTTTCTAAAAAACCGTAAGGGCGTGAATGCCCCATTTGCTCGGCTGTCGATGCCCTATGTGAGCGATATTGACCGTGACGACATTACTTTTGGTTGCCAAAATGGCATCGACATGATTGCCGCCAGTTTTTGTCGGCGACCGGATGATATTTTGCAAATTAAAAAAGTGTGCGAAGATGCCGGGAGGAACAATGTCCCCGTTATCGCTAAAATTGAAAATAAAGAAGGCGTTGATCGCATTGACGAAATTTTGAAAGTCGCCGATGGTATTATGGTTGCACGGGGTGACTTAGGAGTGGAAGTTCCTCCGGAATTAGTCCCCGTTTACCAAGAGGAGTTAATTCGGAAATGCCGTCAAATCGGAAAACCGGTTATTACCGCAACCCAGATGCTGGACTCGATGGTAACCCATCCTGTTCCCACGCGGGCCGAGGTAAGTGATGTTGCCACCGCAATTCGCGAGTCAACTGATGCCGTAATGCTATCCGCCGAGAGCGCTTCTGGCGATTACCCAATAGAAGCGGTGGCTATGCAAGCGAAAATTAGTGCCACCATTGAACAGCACCTTGATTATCGCGCATTGGCGGAAGAAGCTTATTCGACTTCGGAAAAGAACAATTCCGATGCGATTGCAAATTCGGTTGCCAATACTGCCAATTTGATCGGAGCTCGTTTGATCTTTTGTTTTTCGGAAACCGGAATGTCCGGATGCCGCATTTCAAAAGCCCGGCCTTCTTGCCCAATTATCGTTGTTTCACATCGGCGTGAGACCGCTTTGAATCTTGGTCTTTATTGGGGAATTAATACCATCGTAATAAAGCAACTTCCGCAACTAATTGAAGATATGGAAGCGCTGGCTCTTATTAAGTCTCATGATTTAGGTCTTCTCGCAGGCAGTCCAATCATCATTACCGGCGGAACTCCTACAGGCAGTGGAAGAACAAATTTTATGCGGATTGTTAATGTCAATGAAATAAAGGATATTTAA
- a CDS encoding ROK family protein: protein MQYVISLDIGGTNLRAAIINDKYQIVNSLRRSTIVGSVDLFLKQVAEIITDLDYKKYNPIAISMGVPGRVRSNGFIDALPNIHIENIPLREYIEYYFKIPAMVRNDAEMAGLAEAAIGQGKDFYSTFFITISTGIGGAYIQDRKICQYSNEIGHTLVNYHNSYYELEKIASGSGIITLCRLNGIEIERTSQFFERIRLRDTEIFPVFNDWVDILDSFFSDIVAAFSPSIIVLTGGVMKSADVFLDELIRRHPEVIIKPAGFDQDAGLIGGAAFGFLNKGSANN from the coding sequence ATGCAGTATGTTATCTCTTTGGATATTGGCGGTACAAATTTACGGGCGGCGATTATCAATGACAAATATCAAATTGTCAATTCGCTTAGACGTTCGACTATAGTTGGATCGGTTGATCTCTTTTTGAAGCAAGTTGCGGAAATAATTACTGATCTCGACTATAAAAAGTATAATCCGATCGCAATTTCGATGGGGGTACCCGGTAGAGTTCGGTCTAATGGTTTTATCGATGCCTTACCGAACATTCATATCGAAAACATTCCGCTTCGCGAGTATATCGAATATTACTTTAAAATTCCCGCCATGGTCCGTAACGATGCCGAGATGGCTGGGCTTGCGGAAGCCGCGATAGGTCAAGGTAAGGACTTCTATTCAACTTTTTTTATCACCATATCGACCGGAATTGGCGGCGCCTATATTCAAGATCGAAAGATTTGTCAATATTCCAACGAGATCGGTCATACGCTTGTGAATTATCATAATTCTTATTATGAACTTGAAAAAATCGCTTCCGGGTCAGGAATTATCACTTTATGCCGTTTAAACGGCATTGAAATTGAAAGAACATCGCAATTTTTTGAACGTATCCGCCTTCGTGACACCGAAATTTTCCCCGTTTTTAATGATTGGGTGGATATTTTGGATTCCTTTTTTTCGGATATTGTCGCGGCTTTTTCTCCGTCAATCATCGTTTTGACTGGTGGGGTTATGAAGAGCGCCGATGTTTTTCTGGATGAACTAATCCGCCGTCACCCCGAAGTTATAATTAAACCAGCCGGATTTGATCAGGATGCGGGATTAATTGGCGGAGCCGCTTTCGGCTTTCTGAATAAAGGTAGTGCTAACAACTAG
- a CDS encoding DegV family protein produces the protein MSKIAISSDSTLSISQEKAHELGIFVLPLNVIVDETEYHDGIDITNISLAKMMRGGHKIKTSTPTPYEIELYFNNIFAQGYDEIIHFTISSHLSSMYDLFTKTCGENWPGKITVIDSLSICRYMAENVLTAKHYADLGLGRDEIEKICLNRRTDGWLFFIPENLTHLKNGGRISPTVAAVGNLLGIKPILAFKNGVIEKEATTRNIKKTIREEIVKLANMKLSPDEYNLNVVVFDTKPELLEMVRKAAGELMPKFDLNVSDLSINVCAHTGPGTIGCGLSKKIGVK, from the coding sequence ATGAGTAAGATTGCCATCAGCAGTGATTCGACGCTCTCCATCAGCCAAGAAAAAGCCCACGAATTAGGTATTTTTGTCCTTCCATTAAACGTTATTGTCGATGAAACCGAGTACCATGATGGAATTGATATAACCAATATTTCACTAGCCAAAATGATGAGAGGCGGTCATAAAATTAAGACATCAACTCCGACTCCATACGAAATTGAATTATATTTTAACAATATCTTTGCGCAAGGTTACGATGAAATCATACACTTTACTATTTCGAGTCATTTATCCAGTATGTACGATTTATTTACTAAAACCTGTGGGGAGAATTGGCCGGGAAAAATTACAGTCATCGATTCATTGTCAATATGCCGGTATATGGCCGAAAACGTTCTTACCGCCAAACACTACGCGGATTTAGGTCTCGGACGCGACGAGATTGAGAAGATCTGCTTAAATCGCCGTACCGATGGCTGGCTTTTCTTTATTCCTGAAAATCTAACTCATCTTAAAAATGGCGGAAGAATATCCCCGACAGTCGCGGCGGTCGGCAATCTATTAGGGATTAAACCCATTTTAGCATTTAAGAATGGTGTGATTGAAAAAGAAGCGACTACGCGCAATATTAAAAAGACCATTCGCGAAGAGATTGTTAAACTGGCAAATATGAAACTTTCGCCTGATGAATATAATCTTAATGTTGTCGTTTTTGACACTAAACCCGAATTGTTAGAAATGGTTAGAAAAGCAGCCGGCGAATTGATGCCCAAGTTTGATCTGAATGTTTCTGACCTATCAATTAATGTCTGTGCCCATACCGGTCCGGGAACCATCGGCTGCGGGCTTTCTAAAAAAATTGGTGTAAAGTAG